In a single window of the Agromyces sp. H17E-10 genome:
- a CDS encoding CoA-acylating methylmalonate-semialdehyde dehydrogenase — MSITETATSPTNAPEGKVIGHWIDGALRASTSGRTAPVYNPATGAVQAEVALADQAEIDAAIASAVAGFKTWSGYSIAKRQSVLFSFRELLNARKGELAAIITAEHGKVLSDAAGEIARGQEVVELATGFPSLIKGAFSENASTGIDVYSIKQPLGVVGIISPFNFPAMVPMWFFPIAIAAGNAVVLKPSEKDPSAALWMAELWKEAGLPDGVFTVLQGDKEAVDGLLTSPDVQSISFVGSTPIAQYIYETASKHGKRVQALGGAKNHMLVLPDADLDLAADMAINAGYGAAGERCMAISVVLAVEPVADELIEKVKERIAKLRIGNGAGQDGVEPDMGPLITGVHRDKVSSYVDIAEQDGAEIVVDGRGFTVDGHEDGFFFGPTLLDRVPTTSRAYTEEIFGPVLSVVRVESFQEGVDLINSGQFGNGTAIFTNDGGAARRFQNEIEVGMIGINVPIPVPVAYHSFGGWKQSLFGDSKAYGVQGFDFFTREKAITSRWLDPATHGGINLGFPQNH, encoded by the coding sequence ATGAGCATCACGGAGACCGCCACGTCCCCGACCAACGCCCCCGAGGGCAAGGTGATCGGCCATTGGATCGACGGCGCGCTGCGCGCGTCGACGTCGGGCCGTACGGCGCCGGTGTACAACCCCGCCACGGGCGCCGTGCAGGCCGAGGTCGCCCTCGCCGACCAGGCCGAGATCGACGCCGCGATCGCCTCCGCCGTCGCCGGGTTCAAGACCTGGTCGGGCTACTCGATCGCGAAGCGCCAGTCGGTGCTGTTCTCGTTCCGTGAGCTGCTGAACGCCCGCAAGGGCGAGCTCGCCGCGATCATCACGGCCGAGCACGGCAAGGTGCTCTCCGACGCGGCCGGCGAGATCGCGCGCGGCCAGGAGGTCGTCGAGCTCGCGACCGGGTTCCCGAGCCTCATCAAGGGCGCGTTCAGCGAGAACGCCTCGACCGGCATCGACGTGTACTCGATCAAGCAGCCGCTCGGCGTCGTCGGCATCATCAGCCCGTTCAACTTCCCGGCCATGGTGCCGATGTGGTTCTTCCCGATCGCGATCGCCGCGGGCAACGCCGTCGTGCTGAAGCCCTCGGAGAAGGACCCGTCGGCCGCGCTGTGGATGGCCGAGCTGTGGAAGGAGGCCGGGCTCCCCGACGGCGTCTTCACCGTGCTGCAGGGCGACAAGGAGGCCGTCGACGGCCTGCTCACCTCGCCCGACGTGCAGTCGATCTCGTTCGTCGGCTCGACCCCGATCGCCCAGTACATCTACGAGACCGCCTCGAAGCACGGCAAGCGCGTCCAGGCACTCGGCGGCGCGAAGAACCACATGCTCGTGCTCCCCGACGCCGACCTCGACCTCGCCGCCGACATGGCGATCAACGCGGGCTACGGCGCCGCCGGCGAACGCTGCATGGCCATCTCGGTCGTGCTGGCGGTCGAGCCCGTCGCCGACGAACTCATCGAGAAGGTCAAGGAGCGCATCGCGAAGCTGCGCATCGGCAACGGCGCCGGCCAGGACGGCGTCGAGCCCGACATGGGTCCGCTCATCACGGGCGTGCACCGCGACAAGGTGTCGTCGTACGTCGACATCGCCGAGCAGGACGGCGCCGAGATCGTCGTCGACGGCCGCGGGTTCACGGTCGACGGCCACGAGGACGGCTTCTTCTTCGGCCCGACCCTGCTCGACCGCGTGCCCACCACGTCGCGCGCCTACACCGAGGAGATCTTCGGCCCGGTGCTCTCGGTCGTGCGCGTCGAGTCCTTCCAGGAGGGCGTCGACCTCATCAACTCGGGCCAGTTCGGCAACGGCACCGCGATCTTCACGAACGACGGCGGCGCCGCGCGTCGCTTCCAGAACGAGATCGAGGTCGGCATGATCGGCATCAACGTGCCGATCCCCGTACCGGTCGCCTACCACTCGTTCGGCGGCTGGAAGCAGTCGCTGTTCGGCGACTCGAAGGCCTACGGCGTGCAGGGCTTCGACTTCTTCACCCGCGAGAAGGCCATCACGAGCCGCTGGCTCGACCCGGCCACCCACGGCGGCATCAACCTGGGCTTCCCCCAGAACCACTGA
- a CDS encoding aspartate aminotransferase family protein — MTDTLIDGPAYTDRHGDVHQLPDAAADAQVRADDRAHVFHSWSAQALIDPLPIAGGAGATFWDYQGNEYLDFSSQLVNLNLGHQHPDLVEAIQQQAGRLATIQPSMASDVRGELARRIAEAAPGDLDKVFFTNGGADANEYAVRLSRAVTGRRKVLSMYRSYHGGTATAISLTGDPRRWANEPSDGSVAHFFGPYEYRSSWGATTPEDEAQRALAHLEQVIVLEGATTIAAIIMETIVGTNGVLVPPPGYLEGVRALCDKYGIVYIADEVMVGFGRVGEWFAVNHFGVTPDLITFAKGVNSGYVPLGGVVISQKIAAHFDTVAFQGGLTYSGHPLACAPGVATFEVFERDGILERVRDLGERVVGPRLREIAAKHPSVGEVRGLGLFWAIELVKDAETREPLVPFNAGGADAAPMGAVAAACKQAGLWPFIHFNRMHVAPPLVISEEELVRGLDIIDEALTVADGYVTA, encoded by the coding sequence ATGACCGACACCCTCATCGACGGACCGGCGTACACCGACCGCCACGGCGACGTGCACCAGCTGCCCGACGCCGCCGCCGACGCGCAGGTGCGCGCCGACGACCGCGCGCACGTGTTCCACTCGTGGAGCGCGCAGGCCCTCATCGACCCGCTGCCCATCGCGGGCGGCGCGGGCGCCACCTTCTGGGACTACCAGGGCAACGAGTACCTCGACTTCTCGTCGCAGCTCGTGAACCTCAACCTCGGCCACCAGCACCCCGACCTCGTCGAGGCCATCCAGCAGCAGGCCGGTCGTCTCGCGACGATCCAGCCCTCGATGGCGTCCGACGTGCGCGGCGAGCTCGCCCGCCGCATCGCGGAGGCCGCCCCCGGCGACCTCGACAAGGTGTTCTTCACGAACGGCGGCGCCGACGCGAACGAGTACGCCGTGCGACTCTCGCGCGCCGTCACCGGCCGTCGCAAGGTGCTCTCGATGTACCGCAGCTACCACGGCGGCACCGCCACGGCGATCTCGCTCACGGGCGACCCGCGCCGCTGGGCGAACGAGCCGAGCGACGGCAGCGTCGCGCACTTCTTCGGCCCGTACGAGTACCGCTCGTCGTGGGGCGCGACCACGCCCGAAGACGAGGCGCAGCGTGCGCTCGCCCACCTCGAGCAGGTCATCGTGCTCGAGGGCGCGACGACGATCGCCGCCATCATCATGGAGACGATCGTCGGCACCAACGGCGTGCTCGTGCCGCCGCCCGGTTACCTCGAGGGCGTGCGCGCGCTGTGCGACAAGTACGGCATCGTGTACATCGCCGACGAGGTCATGGTCGGCTTCGGCCGCGTCGGCGAGTGGTTCGCCGTGAACCACTTCGGCGTCACGCCCGACCTCATCACCTTCGCGAAGGGCGTCAACTCGGGTTACGTGCCGCTCGGCGGCGTCGTGATCTCGCAGAAGATCGCCGCGCACTTCGACACGGTCGCGTTCCAGGGCGGCCTCACGTACTCGGGCCACCCGCTCGCGTGCGCCCCGGGCGTCGCGACGTTCGAGGTGTTCGAGCGCGACGGCATCCTCGAGCGGGTGCGCGACCTCGGCGAGCGCGTCGTCGGCCCGCGCCTGCGCGAGATCGCCGCGAAGCACCCGTCGGTCGGCGAGGTGCGCGGCCTCGGCCTCTTCTGGGCGATCGAGCTCGTGAAGGATGCCGAGACCCGCGAGCCGCTCGTGCCGTTCAACGCGGGCGGGGCCGACGCGGCGCCCATGGGTGCCGTGGCCGCCGCGTGCAAGCAGGCGGGTCTGTGGCCGTTCATCCACTTCAACCGGATGCACGTCGCCCCGCCGCTCGTCATCAGCGAGGAGGAGCTCGTGCGCGGGCTCGACATCATCGACGAGGCGCTCACGGTCGCCGACGGGTACGTCACCGCGTAA
- a CDS encoding flavin monoamine oxidase family protein, translated as MRQRADGGGVSRRGFLAAAIAGTATVVLASCTGPKPRPTPTPTATPSTPAPTATPGGVPLPTAMRRSRWATDPFARGAFGFRAVDTTPELRQSLAEPVGDRIWFAGEACSADAPGTLQGALRSGVEAAASLMSIAEPGERVAVIGAGLAGLAASRELDRAGFEVIVVEARTRIGGRIESVGDDAFGRPVELGALFVDDDDALAALLDEASVSTVPFNRRTETRTLDGRTVTVPATGPDAVAAAHAWAGEQADDVSLAAALMGAGMLPPTGGEVEGVDPGEWLTHTVRTSVEPFTGAGSTLVSANTDFAGLAAAPRRLVTGRLADVTDLLADGLDIAVGSAVTQLNATDRRVSLRLDSGESVSADRAIVAVPLGVLQSDAFAFDPPLPAGHLRALGELRTGAVDLVWLRFDEAFWRPELPDSGETTGDASASVPDLYTVVGVGTQVSAWIDVGAANGFAEPAADGDDVAGDADAPFSNGPPVLVGILSAAQARLLDDLDDQAFQAAVLDDLVPFAPPPPATASG; from the coding sequence ATGCGACAGCGGGCTGACGGGGGCGGCGTGAGCCGGCGCGGGTTCCTCGCCGCGGCGATCGCGGGCACCGCGACGGTCGTGCTCGCGAGCTGCACCGGCCCGAAGCCGAGACCGACGCCCACGCCGACCGCGACGCCGTCGACCCCGGCCCCGACCGCGACCCCCGGCGGCGTACCGCTGCCCACCGCCATGCGCCGGTCGCGCTGGGCGACCGACCCGTTCGCCCGCGGTGCGTTCGGCTTCCGCGCCGTCGACACGACGCCCGAACTGCGCCAGTCGCTCGCCGAGCCCGTGGGCGACCGCATCTGGTTCGCCGGCGAGGCCTGCTCCGCCGACGCGCCCGGAACCCTGCAGGGCGCCCTGCGCTCGGGCGTCGAGGCCGCCGCATCCCTCATGTCGATCGCCGAGCCCGGCGAACGCGTCGCCGTGATCGGTGCGGGTCTCGCCGGTCTTGCGGCGTCGCGCGAGCTCGACCGGGCCGGCTTCGAGGTCATCGTCGTCGAGGCGCGCACCCGCATCGGCGGCCGCATCGAGAGCGTCGGCGACGACGCGTTCGGGCGCCCGGTCGAACTCGGCGCCCTCTTCGTCGACGACGACGACGCGCTCGCGGCGCTCCTCGACGAGGCATCCGTCTCGACCGTGCCGTTCAACCGGCGAACCGAGACCCGCACGCTCGACGGCCGCACCGTCACGGTGCCGGCGACCGGCCCCGACGCCGTCGCGGCCGCGCACGCGTGGGCGGGCGAGCAGGCCGACGACGTCTCGCTCGCGGCCGCGCTCATGGGCGCGGGGATGCTGCCGCCGACGGGCGGTGAGGTCGAGGGCGTCGACCCGGGCGAGTGGCTCACCCACACCGTGCGCACGAGCGTCGAGCCGTTCACGGGTGCCGGGTCGACCCTCGTGTCGGCGAACACCGACTTCGCCGGGCTCGCCGCGGCGCCGCGCCGACTCGTGACGGGTCGACTCGCCGATGTCACCGACCTGCTCGCCGACGGGCTCGACATCGCCGTCGGCAGCGCGGTCACGCAGCTCAACGCGACCGACCGGCGGGTGTCGCTGCGGCTCGACTCCGGTGAGTCGGTGTCGGCCGACCGCGCGATCGTCGCCGTGCCGCTCGGTGTGCTGCAGTCCGACGCATTCGCGTTCGACCCGCCGCTGCCGGCCGGGCATCTCCGCGCGCTCGGCGAGCTGCGCACGGGCGCGGTCGACCTCGTCTGGCTGCGGTTCGACGAGGCGTTCTGGCGGCCCGAGCTGCCCGACTCCGGCGAGACGACGGGCGACGCATCCGCGTCGGTGCCCGACCTCTACACCGTCGTCGGCGTCGGCACCCAGGTCTCGGCCTGGATCGACGTGGGCGCCGCGAACGGGTTCGCCGAGCCCGCCGCCGACGGGGACGACGTCGCAGGCGACGCCGACGCCCCCTTCTCGAACGGGCCGCCCGTGCTCGTCGGCATCCTCAGCGCAGCGCAGGCGCGCTTGCTCGACGACCTCGACGACCAGGCGTTCCAGGCTGCGGTGCTCGACGATCTCGTGCCCTTCGCCCCTCCGCCGCCCGCCACAGCGAGCGGTTGA